A stretch of DNA from Spirosoma endbachense:
TGAGTATAAAAAGCAGGAATTGTTTCGTCATTGTCGGGGCATTTCTGGTTGAGAGCCCAAAACAACACCTATTCCCGCGAGCATAAAAATCGAATAGACCGCCGGGATATAAACGCCGACAGATACCCTATTTTAGCCGATGGAACGAAATTGACAGGGACTAAATCCGATTTGTGCCAATCTATCGATCTAAATGGCCTAACTATCGGCAAATTTGGGGTAGCAAGCGATTGCTTGTCCAGGAGTTAGCGTTTTGATGTAAACTTGTAGCTTCTGATCTTAACTTATGGCTGCTACCCGATTTTCACGCCGATACGTTTCATTACTAAGCCATGTGCTGGGCTGGGGATTACTGGGCTACCTGCTTTTTTTCTCACAGTCGTTCAATTCCGAAATCCATCTACCTGATTTATTCTGGGTCAGGCAAGGTATTTTTTTCGGCCTGATGGTGGGCACCTTTTACCTGAACTCCCAACTTCTAGTACCCCGTTTTTTGCTATCCGGTCAAACCGGACGTTATCTGCTGGTACTGGCAGGCATCGTTATTTCCACCCTTTTCATCTTGTGGTGTATTGAAACCTGGTTTAATCTACCCATTCTGCTACACAGAGCTTTTCACCCGGACGGAAAGGGTCAGCCTAAATTCTATGGCTGGATTCAACCAGCGGTATTTACAATTCTGCTGGTTTTAGGCATTAGCACCAGCATGGCTTTGTTGCAAAAGTGGCAAACCGACACCAATCTGCGGCTGGCGCTGGAGCAGGCAAAAACAACGTCTGAACTCTCGTTTCTGAAGGCTCAGATTAACCCGCACTTTTTTTTCAATACCCTCAACAATATCTACGCCTTAACCTTACTCGACGTAGAGACCGCCCGCGAAGCGTTGCACCGGCTCTCACGGATGATGCGCTACGTCTTGTACGACACCCAGGCGGGCACTACGCTGCTGAGTAAAGAACTGTCGTTTGTCGGCGACTACATTCAGCTCATGCAGCTTCGTCTAACCGATAAAGTTACTGTTACCCTCAATTCACCAAACCCGCTTCACGATCAGCCGATTGCGCCTATGCTCCTGTTGCCTTTTGTCGAAAATGCGTTTAAACACGGCGTCAGTGCACTCCAACCAAGCTGGATCACGATTACCCTCCAACAGCAGCAGAACAAGCTCTTACTGGATGTTAGGAACACCCTGTTTGCCGAAAAAACACCCTCTCTCGAAGCGGGAAATGGCATCGGGCTAACCAACACCCGTCGGCGGCTCGATCTGCTTTATCCGGATCAATACGTACTGGCTATCAATGAGCATACCCCTGCCGGCGAGTACCATGTTCATCTAACCCTCAATTTATCATGATCACGCTTACCTGCATTGCGGTAGATGATGAACCTCTCGCCCTGGGGCTGGTCTGTGCCTTTATCGAAAAAACGCCATTTTTGCAATTAGTTGGTCGCTATAGCAGTGCTGTTGAAGCGTTGCAGGGTTTATTGTCAGGTCCGGTTGATGTTATTTTCCTCGACATTCAGATGCCTGACCTGACCGGGCTTGAGCTGGCCCGCGTTCTGGAACGCAGCAATCGGGGTGCGCTCACGACACGAATTGTCTTTACAACCGCTTTCGATCAGTTTGCCATCGATGGATTTCGGGTAGATGCGCTGGATTATCTGCTGAAGCCTTTCAATTACGAAGAGTTTTTACGGGCAGCCACGAAAGCCCGCCAATATTTCGAGTTGGTGCAACGTGTTGAGGTTACGCCTGTAATTATGCCTGCGCCAGCAATTTCTCCGGCTGAAGTGACCGACGATTTTCTGTTTTTAAAAGTTGAATATCAGCTTGTTCGCATCGCTTACAACGACATTCTGTATATTGAAGGCTTGAAGGATTACGTGAAAGTATACCGCCAGAGCGACCCCGACAAGCCGCTGTTGTCCTTAACGAGCCTCAAAGCACTCGAAGAAAAATTACCTGCCAGGTACTTTATGCGGGTGCATCGATCCTATATTGTAGCCCTGGATCGGATCAGTGCCGTTACGCGCAATTCGGTGCAGATCGGGTCTGTCCTGATTCCCGTCAGCGATCAGTACAAGGACACTTTTGGTCAATTCATTAGCCGCTGGCTGTAAAGCAATTAGCAGCAACTCGGAGACGTGATCCCAGTTTACTCCTACATATGCTGACCACTTACACCTTTAAATAATCTTGTTTGCAAAAGGCAGCTCATTTCACTAAGCTTGTCACAAGCGAGAAACTAGTTAAATACCACTTATCAGAAAGAATGACTTAACCATTTCTCTCTGTTTATCAATACGTTATACTTTAAACAAATTACATTCTTTTTATACATTCGGGGAAAATAAAAACAGCAACAGGCAATCATTATCTAGCGAAGAATCGGGCTAAATAGGGGTTCTGGTTCAACAAGACAGGTAGTGACTTGACGAATTGTACATCCTAAACTCTTCTATATAATGAATGCCAAAAACCTGTTTACGGTCGTTGCCATCCTCTGTTTGCTGTTTGGATCAGGGCTTACTTTTGCACCCAATTTTATGGGTGAACAATACCTGACAAATCCTTCCTGGATTAATGAAGGGGCAAAACTTCTGGCCCAGGGTTGGGGATCTCTACTGATGGTAACCGGCGTTGCGTGCTGGTATATCCGAAATGCGGGCCCATCCTTAGGGCGTAAAGTAATGCTCTTGTTTAGCCTTTTATCGAATCTAGCCCTGATCGTCATTCATTTAATCGCCATTCTTAACAGGGTCGAAACCACACTTGCCTGGGTTCAGGTCGTAATGGCGCTCATCCTTGCTGGTTGGGCGGGGATGCTCTTCCGACAGGAATCCACTCTAGATGTTTGATTTTGTGAGGTTAGGTTCTATTCATTAAAAGAGCATAACAATACAGGAATTAGCAAAATGAGTTGAGCGATGAATCATGATCTGGTTTTCCGCATTTTATTATTGGCGTGTTATATACCCAGCCAACTAATCAGACAGTACATTTTACGGAAAAATCCGCATGCAAAGACTGTAAAATCAGTTAACCAGAGACGAGAGTTACTTATGTATCGAATAGGCGTCGGCTTATTCGTTCTCCCTATTTTTTATGGCTTAACGAATTGGCTCGATTTCGCCAGTTTTACCTTACCATTTTGGTTAAGATGGACTGGTTTTGGCATTTCATTGCTGGCGGCCGTTGTCCTGCTGCTTTCTCACCAGGCTTTGGGGGCAAACTGGACCGGACAACTAAACATTCAGGAGAATCATGTTTTGGTGGTCAGAGGTATCTATACTTATGTCTGCCATCCGATGTATCTATCTTTCCTGTTATCTGGTATCGGAACCCTGTTACTTTCTGCCAATTGGTTCATTGGAGCGTCCTTACTTATCTGGTTCTGGATCATGTATCTGGGTAGAATTAACCATGAGGAACAGGTGATGATTAGTGAGTTTGGTGAACAGTACGAAACGTATATGCGCTCAACAGGACGTTTGCTGCCTAAAATACTGTAAGTCAGACCTATTTTTGAAGTCACTATTTCTTACTCTTAAGCGCATTCTGCCAGACCGGAACAAAATCATAGGTTGGATAAAACTCTGTCGTATAGGCTCCCCAGGCTCCGTTTTCAATTGTTAGATTCAGCGCCCGGAGGTCTCTTGCCGGAATTTTGACCGTGACGACCTGTCCAATTCCCATCATCACATACCACGACACAACGCGCGCTTCCTTCGGCGGAAACATTTCCAGAAACTTGTTCTTTTCCTGGATTTCCTGAATCGTCTTCAGGTTTTTATCCTGCTGATGCTTCAGGAAAATGGTAATCATGACACTGTCTGAGGCCGTTTTCGCATCTTTAGGAAGCTGAGCATAGCAAATTCCGGCCGAAAGGAGAATGGTTGTAACAAGTAAGATTAGCTTCATGACGATAGTTCTGGTTCGTAGAGAGTTAACAATTGGGCTCGTTTATGTTTTACCAAACATCAGATATTTATCGATTTACTGCATTTTGATTGCCTGAACTAGGTCAGACCTTTTCTCCGGAAACAACGATCTGGATGCGCTGACCAAGGCTGTGTAATGACTCCGGGTAGAACTTTTCAAGACAAAAATTGCAAGAAGGCAGGAAACGCATGATGATTCAGCTAAAGTGCTTATTATTACAGGCTTTACCTATTTTCTTACGCCAAACTTCTCGCAGAAAGCAGTCATGAACAAACGATTACTCTGGTTAATCCCTCTCCTACTCGTTCTGGCTGTTTATCTCATTCCCACGCCTAAACAGGATGCTCCTGACTTATATGACGGACCAGATAAAAGGCTTATCAATGGGCTGGCAAAATTCAGAGACATACCAACCCGTTCGATTAACGCCAGGGGTTATGACTGGCCTTATCTGGTGTTGGGTAGCGGCCCTAAAACGATTCTTTTCCTGCACGGCATGACGGGCGGTTATGACTTTTGGTGGCAGCAAATGAACGAGTTCAGTCGCGATTATCGGGTAATTAGCGTTACCTACCCGCCCGTTGATAACCTGTCCGATTTGGGCAAAGGAATCATCGCCATTCTTGATAAAGAAAAAATTGATTCTACTGTTGTCGTCGGTAGCTCACTGGGCGGTTATCTGACCCAATATTTATTGGCTATGTATCCCAAACGGGTTGAAAAAGCGGTACTTGGCAATACATTCCCGAAGAACGATATTCTCGAAGAAAAGAATAAATCAAAAATAGCCGTGGCCACCTGGGCACCCGAATGGGTAGTCATGAATAGCCTGCGCCAGAACTTTTTCGATCAGGTGTTGCCTGCCTCCGAAAACAATCCCTTAGCGAAGGCTCAATTGCTTGAAAATACATACGGTCGCATGTCGAAAGCGCAGTTTCTTGCCCGGTACTACTGCGTTATCGATAAATTTCAGCCCGTTGATGGGAAACAGACAAGGGTTCCATTGCTGAT
This window harbors:
- a CDS encoding alpha/beta fold hydrolase, producing MNKRLLWLIPLLLVLAVYLIPTPKQDAPDLYDGPDKRLINGLAKFRDIPTRSINARGYDWPYLVLGSGPKTILFLHGMTGGYDFWWQQMNEFSRDYRVISVTYPPVDNLSDLGKGIIAILDKEKIDSTVVVGSSLGGYLTQYLLAMYPKRVEKAVLGNTFPKNDILEEKNKSKIAVATWAPEWVVMNSLRQNFFDQVLPASENNPLAKAQLLENTYGRMSKAQFLARYYCVIDKFQPVDGKQTRVPLLIMESDNDPLVSPDLRAQLKQYYSTAQVHTFHHKGHFPYLNASDEYNSALRKFLTQ
- a CDS encoding LytR/AlgR family response regulator transcription factor; protein product: MTLTCIAVDDEPLALGLVCAFIEKTPFLQLVGRYSSAVEALQGLLSGPVDVIFLDIQMPDLTGLELARVLERSNRGALTTRIVFTTAFDQFAIDGFRVDALDYLLKPFNYEEFLRAATKARQYFELVQRVEVTPVIMPAPAISPAEVTDDFLFLKVEYQLVRIAYNDILYIEGLKDYVKVYRQSDPDKPLLSLTSLKALEEKLPARYFMRVHRSYIVALDRISAVTRNSVQIGSVLIPVSDQYKDTFGQFISRWL
- a CDS encoding sensor histidine kinase yields the protein MAATRFSRRYVSLLSHVLGWGLLGYLLFFSQSFNSEIHLPDLFWVRQGIFFGLMVGTFYLNSQLLVPRFLLSGQTGRYLLVLAGIVISTLFILWCIETWFNLPILLHRAFHPDGKGQPKFYGWIQPAVFTILLVLGISTSMALLQKWQTDTNLRLALEQAKTTSELSFLKAQINPHFFFNTLNNIYALTLLDVETAREALHRLSRMMRYVLYDTQAGTTLLSKELSFVGDYIQLMQLRLTDKVTVTLNSPNPLHDQPIAPMLLLPFVENAFKHGVSALQPSWITITLQQQQNKLLLDVRNTLFAEKTPSLEAGNGIGLTNTRRRLDLLYPDQYVLAINEHTPAGEYHVHLTLNLS
- a CDS encoding protein-S-isoprenylcysteine O-methyltransferase; translated protein: MNHDLVFRILLLACYIPSQLIRQYILRKNPHAKTVKSVNQRRELLMYRIGVGLFVLPIFYGLTNWLDFASFTLPFWLRWTGFGISLLAAVVLLLSHQALGANWTGQLNIQENHVLVVRGIYTYVCHPMYLSFLLSGIGTLLLSANWFIGASLLIWFWIMYLGRINHEEQVMISEFGEQYETYMRSTGRLLPKIL